One Urocitellus parryii isolate mUroPar1 chromosome 8, mUroPar1.hap1, whole genome shotgun sequence DNA window includes the following coding sequences:
- the LOC113175610 gene encoding butyrophilin subfamily 1 member A1-like, with protein MSVSTEQFQVIGPEHPIVAVLGEDAILPCTLVPAMNAENMELGWFRTTLSQAVFIYWNQQEQTEEQMAEYRGRTSLVSKFLTQGQAAVHIHKVQVSDNGMYTCFFRKGGFSKEANLELKVAGMGSDPQVHIEGPEEDGVRVVCKASRWFPKPQVQWRDLSGNKFPALSEAHTQDTEELFSVEATLVVRDSSVGNVTCSVLNPVLGQEKAMAIYIPEPFFPQASPWKPAFAVILTMLGLLLLGASYFIRKEHSRRMQVRQEKKHLRQLKEAKQQAKEEVLKATGKTPQGKCRPGVQRKAAYLSAWRKAPLYADWRKEQFQACEFTLDPDSAHGRLSVSHEKTRLTWKDPCVYRDEKCSVLGLEGITSGRWYWEVEIENEFLSKWTLGVCRKDIEKRYWYLELPDRGFWVMGQFYGKYFACTDPETLLSPRQDPCRVGVFLDYSEGDVSFYNMIDGSHIFSFPPASFSGALFPYFMFMCGDVSMTMCSRASGSEGLPVPLNSSFLLEEILSTPREGFSSGCGVDGAPPEAESPLLP; from the exons ATGTCTGTGTCCACAGAGCAGTTCCAGGTTATTGGCCCTGAACACCCCATTGTGGCAGTGCTGGGTGAGGATGCCATACTGCCCTGCACCCTAGTCCCAGCCATGAATGCGGAGAACATGGAACTGGGGTGGTTCCGCACCACACTCTCACAGGCAGTGTTCATCTACTGGAACCAACAAGAACAGACTGAGGAGCAGATGGCTGAGTACAGAGGGCGGACCTCACTGGTGAGCAAGTTCCTCACCCAGGGGCAGGCTGCTGTGCACATCCACAAGGTCCAGGTTTCTGACAATGGAATGTACACCTGCTTCTTCAGAAAGGGAGGCTTCTCTAAAGAGGCTAATTTGGAACTGAAGGTGGCAG GGATGGGCTCTGACCCCCAAGTGCACATAGAAGGGCCAGAAGAGGATGGAGTGCGCGTGGTGTGCAAAGCCTCAAGATGGTTCCCAAAGCCCCAGGTGCAGTGGAGAGACCTCAGTGGAAACAAGTTCCCAGCACTTTCTGAGGCCCACACCCAAGACACTGAGGAGCTGTTCAGTGTGGAGGCCACTCTGGTGGTGAGAGACAGTTCTGTGGGGAATGTGACCTGCTCTGTCCTCAACCCTGTCCTGGGCCAGGAGAAGGCCATGGCTATTTACATCCCAG AGCCCTTCTTCCCTCAGGCTTCTCCCTGGAAGCCAGCATTTGCTGTGATCCTGACCATGCTGGGGCTCCTACTCTTGGGGGCTAGCTATTTTATCAgaaaagaacattccagaaggaTGCAGGTGAGGCAGGAAAAGAAGCATCTGCGGCAGCTTAAGGAGGCGAAACAGCAGGCAAAGGAAGAGGTGCTGAAGGCCACTGGTAAGACCCCACAGGGCAAGTGCAGACCTGGTG ttcagaggaaagctgcttatcTGTCTG CCTGGAGGAAGGCCCCCCTGTATGCAG ATTGGCGGAAGGAACAGTTCCAAGCCTGTGAGT TCACTCTGGATCCAGACTCTGCTCATGGCAGACTTTCTGTCTCTCATGAAAAGACACGTCTGACCTGGAAGGACCCCTGTGTGTACCGTGATGAAAAATGCAGTGTGTTGGGTCTTGAGGGCATCACATCAGGAAGATGGTACTGGGAAGTGGAGATAGAGAATGAATTCTTAAGCAAGTGGACTCTGGGAGTCTGTAGGAAAGATATAGAAAAAAGATATTGGTACCTGGAATTACCAGATAGGGGGTTTTGGGTCATGGGGCAGTTTTATGGTAAATATTTTGCCTGTACTGATCCTGAAACTTTGTTATCTCCTAGGCAGGATCCCTGCAGGGTGGGGGTTTTCCTGGACTACAGTGAAGGGGATGTCTCCTTCTATAACATGATTGATGGGTcccacattttctctttccctccagctTCCTTCTCTGGAGCTCTCTTTCCATACTTTATGTTTATGTGTGGAGATGTGTCCATGACCATGTGCTCCAGGGCAAGTGGGTCTGAGGGGCTCCCTGTACCCCTTAacagttcatttcttttggaggAGATCCTAAGCACCCCAAGGGAGGGGTTCAGCTCAGGCTGTGGTGTTGATGGTGCTCCCCCAGAGGCTGAGTCTCCATTACTTCCTTGA